One window of Leptotrichia sp. oral taxon 498 genomic DNA carries:
- a CDS encoding CPBP family intramembrane glutamic endopeptidase: MKKRINLKVDTKKESILVLFIVYIFHLVFMIFVNNKTLITDNKILQYVFIFRIHRWMLSFPIIYYFVKTYKKYKYFKTDEKLNIRNFIIYFALAFWVGNISHILTTLTFKFKERTTLVEGPLYIDIIMTLCVAPILEEMVFRGVIMNNLKKYGIKIAIIVNSILFGVSHSNINMIIPAILTGIIFSYIAYKYSLKYSILLHFLLNTLTKISQVVIFFKIEILIVSIGLFFIFLIIFLLIFLVIGLGKGKYKEMFSILKLDIEDRKSLVTFTKNNLLYLFVIFVIVISNLLFNYKLF, translated from the coding sequence TTGAAAAAAAGAATAAATTTAAAAGTAGATACAAAAAAAGAGAGTATTCTAGTTCTATTTATAGTTTATATATTTCATCTCGTCTTTATGATTTTTGTAAATAATAAAACGCTAATTACAGATAATAAAATACTTCAATATGTATTCATATTTAGAATACATAGATGGATGCTCAGTTTTCCAATAATATATTATTTTGTAAAAACTTATAAAAAATATAAATATTTTAAAACAGACGAAAAATTAAATATAAGAAATTTTATTATATATTTTGCATTGGCTTTTTGGGTAGGAAACATTTCCCATATACTAACTACATTAACATTTAAATTTAAAGAACGGACAACTTTAGTGGAAGGACCTTTGTATATTGATATAATAATGACGTTGTGTGTGGCACCTATACTAGAAGAAATGGTATTCCGTGGAGTTATAATGAATAATTTGAAAAAGTATGGCATTAAAATAGCAATAATTGTAAATTCGATTCTCTTTGGAGTATCTCATTCTAATATAAATATGATTATTCCAGCAATCTTAACAGGAATTATTTTTTCTTATATTGCTTACAAATATTCATTAAAATATTCTATCTTGCTACACTTCTTATTAAATACGTTAACAAAGATATCGCAGGTTGTAATATTTTTCAAAATTGAAATACTTATAGTGTCAATTGGTTTATTTTTCATATTTTTAATTATTTTTTTACTAATATTTTTGGTAATCGGACTTGGAAAAGGAAAATACAAGGAAATGTTTTCAATCTTAAAATTAGACATTGAAGATAGAAAAAGTCTAGTTACTTTTACAAAAAATAATTTATTGTACTTATTTGTAATATTTGTTATTGTAATTTCTAACTTGTTATTTAATTATAAATTATTTTAA
- a CDS encoding helix-turn-helix domain-containing protein, which yields MSKYFKNFLDEQLKDEEFRKEHESLEAEFQIIKEIVEARKDKNITQKELSDLTGITQGDISKIENGNANLSLKTLKKLAAAFRKKLVISFE from the coding sequence ATGAGTAAATATTTCAAAAATTTTTTGGATGAACAATTAAAAGATGAAGAATTTAGAAAAGAACATGAAAGCCTTGAAGCAGAGTTTCAAATTATAAAAGAAATTGTTGAAGCAAGAAAGGATAAAAATATCACACAAAAGGAATTGTCAGACTTAACTGGAATAACACAAGGAGATATAAGTAAAATCGAAAACGGAAATGCAAATCTTTCACTAAAAACATTAAAAAAATTGGCAGCTGCATTTCGGAAAAAATTGGTGATTTCGTTTGAATAA
- the trpS gene encoding tryptophan--tRNA ligase, with protein MKRSLSGIQPSGVLHIGNYFGAIKQFVELQNEYEGFYFLANYHALTSSPKGEDLKNNTINVILDYLALGLDPEKSTLFLQSDVPEHTELSWILSNVTPMGLLERAHSYKDKTAKGIKPNVGLFTYPVLMASDILIYSPDIVPVGKDQKQHVEITRDIATKFNETYGKEVFKLPKEKIVENVATVPGTDGDKMSKSYGNVINMFGSKKQLKKQIMNIVTDSTPLEEPKNPDNNITKLYSLFATEEEVNTLKEKFLAGNFGYGHAKTELFDKFMDYFAPFQKKREELLQNMDYVNEILKKGALKAREIATKKVDEVRDVVGIMKKSY; from the coding sequence ATGAAAAGAAGTTTATCTGGGATTCAGCCCAGCGGAGTATTGCATATAGGAAACTATTTTGGTGCGATAAAACAGTTTGTGGAATTGCAAAATGAATATGAAGGTTTTTATTTTTTGGCAAATTATCATGCACTTACATCTTCGCCAAAAGGAGAAGATTTGAAAAATAATACAATAAATGTCATTTTGGATTATTTAGCTTTGGGACTTGACCCTGAAAAATCGACATTGTTTTTACAATCAGATGTGCCTGAGCACACAGAACTTTCTTGGATTTTATCAAATGTAACACCGATGGGACTTTTAGAAAGAGCTCATTCTTATAAAGATAAAACTGCCAAAGGAATAAAACCAAATGTTGGATTATTTACTTATCCTGTACTTATGGCAAGTGACATTCTAATTTATTCGCCAGATATAGTTCCTGTTGGAAAAGATCAAAAGCAGCATGTTGAAATAACAAGGGACATAGCAACAAAATTTAACGAAACTTACGGAAAAGAAGTTTTTAAATTGCCAAAAGAAAAAATAGTTGAAAATGTGGCAACAGTTCCAGGAACAGACGGAGATAAAATGAGTAAATCATACGGAAATGTAATAAATATGTTTGGCTCAAAAAAACAGCTAAAAAAACAAATAATGAACATAGTAACAGATTCTACACCATTAGAAGAGCCTAAAAATCCAGATAACAACATAACAAAACTATATTCGTTATTTGCGACTGAAGAAGAAGTAAATACATTAAAAGAAAAATTTTTAGCTGGAAATTTTGGTTACGGACACGCTAAAACTGAATTATTTGACAAATTTATGGATTATTTTGCGCCATTTCAGAAAAAAAGAGAAGAACTTTTGCAAAATATGGATTATGTAAACGAAATATTGAAAAAAGGTGCATTAAAAGCGAGAGAAATTGCAACTAAAAAGGTTGATGAAGTTAGAGATGTTGTTGGAATTATGAAAAAAAGTTATTAA
- a CDS encoding patatin-like phospholipase family protein: MKRKNMIYFFIFFIFLLLTNLSFSDEKGIFLENPKENLEKISDENDKDIKDIKKGDLKKFEKKNFLKKEDKNIDKKSENKKNEIPQKDKKIGLALSGGTAKGLAHIGILKVLDEEKVPVEFMTGTSMGSIIAGMYSVGYTPKEIEEIAENMDWMKLFNDKIERRNKGITRNMIEDQNSIVLPLGKKAMPKLPVGVVGGKTASQQLNELFYGAIGTDDFTKFPRKFAAVATDLNSGEGVMITKGSIATAIRASLSLPSIFAPVRSGDRLYIDGGVVRNLPVQDLKVLGADYTIGVNVGDGFVKRDENKMNLIDVITDSSTIAGRQEVERQIRMLDLYMKPDLEKFEAYDFSKVKEIIAAGEKIARDNIDKIRELSNPKLYDELEEKRKEFRKTWTDEYKITSIDIEGNKKYKDSYFKKFLPKKLGNMNRLEMEEIVNEIYQNGNFTTAYYEVKNDKLVINVQEKPSDYVTLTGNVNNEDKATINFGFQGNKVLGDMNARYSLNTTVANEYGVNNSVILGIGKDDKVLILGKLDYKRDMIYNQNSGNGYYDFVNKKFSVETGVGFQISKNLLLFAGGGYQTSKVEKNQDPSKNGKKRFPFFETSLTYDTRDSVESPTRGVYLTSKYTFSNSKDADFNALYQTGEINIPIGEKITVTPKVSYLTVKGENIPETYEPKLGGIKTEDNSLEFFGLPADKVRGESIFVGSVKLQYNISKILYADTMYSRAYISNEGFDFGSRKRESYKFGFGIKTPLGPGYFGIAKVPGETLRYILNFGYKPQ, from the coding sequence TTGAAAAGAAAAAATATGATTTATTTTTTTATATTTTTTATTTTTCTTTTACTTACAAATTTAAGTTTTTCTGATGAAAAAGGAATTTTTTTAGAAAATCCGAAAGAAAATCTTGAGAAAATTTCTGATGAAAATGATAAAGATATTAAAGATATAAAAAAAGGTGATTTAAAAAAATTTGAGAAGAAAAATTTTTTGAAAAAAGAAGATAAAAATATAGATAAAAAAAGTGAAAATAAAAAAAATGAAATACCTCAAAAAGACAAGAAGATAGGTCTTGCACTTAGCGGTGGAACTGCAAAAGGACTTGCTCACATTGGAATTTTAAAAGTTTTGGACGAGGAAAAAGTTCCTGTGGAATTTATGACAGGAACGAGCATGGGAAGTATTATTGCAGGAATGTATAGTGTTGGCTATACTCCCAAAGAAATTGAAGAAATTGCAGAAAATATGGACTGGATGAAATTATTTAACGATAAAATTGAGCGACGGAATAAGGGAATTACAAGAAATATGATTGAAGATCAAAATTCAATTGTCTTGCCGCTTGGGAAAAAAGCAATGCCTAAACTACCAGTTGGCGTAGTTGGAGGAAAAACTGCAAGTCAGCAATTAAATGAACTTTTTTATGGTGCAATTGGAACTGATGACTTTACGAAATTTCCAAGAAAATTTGCGGCTGTTGCGACAGATTTAAATTCTGGAGAAGGAGTTATGATTACAAAAGGTTCGATTGCAACGGCTATTCGTGCGAGTTTGTCGCTCCCTTCAATATTTGCGCCAGTTAGAAGTGGCGATAGACTTTACATTGATGGAGGAGTTGTAAGAAATTTACCTGTGCAGGATTTAAAAGTTCTGGGAGCTGATTATACGATTGGAGTTAATGTCGGAGATGGATTTGTAAAAAGAGATGAGAATAAAATGAACTTGATTGATGTAATAACAGATTCATCAACAATTGCGGGTAGACAGGAAGTTGAGCGTCAAATTAGAATGCTTGATTTGTATATGAAACCAGATTTGGAAAAATTTGAGGCGTATGATTTTTCAAAAGTTAAGGAAATTATTGCAGCTGGTGAAAAAATTGCAAGAGATAATATTGATAAAATAAGAGAATTATCAAATCCTAAACTTTATGATGAGCTTGAAGAGAAAAGAAAAGAGTTTAGAAAAACTTGGACTGATGAATATAAAATAACGAGTATTGACATTGAAGGAAATAAAAAATATAAAGATAGTTATTTTAAAAAATTTTTACCGAAAAAACTTGGAAATATGAATCGGCTTGAAATGGAAGAAATTGTAAATGAAATTTATCAAAATGGGAATTTTACAACGGCATATTATGAAGTGAAAAATGACAAACTTGTGATTAATGTTCAAGAAAAGCCGAGCGATTATGTAACTTTGACTGGAAATGTGAACAACGAGGACAAAGCAACTATTAATTTTGGATTTCAAGGAAATAAAGTTTTAGGAGATATGAATGCCAGATATTCTTTAAACACAACAGTGGCGAATGAATACGGAGTTAATAACAGCGTAATTTTAGGAATTGGGAAAGACGATAAGGTATTAATCTTAGGAAAATTGGATTATAAAAGAGATATGATCTATAATCAAAATTCTGGAAATGGATATTATGACTTTGTAAATAAAAAATTTAGTGTGGAAACTGGGGTTGGATTTCAAATTTCAAAAAATTTATTACTTTTTGCTGGTGGAGGTTATCAAACTTCAAAAGTTGAAAAAAATCAAGACCCAAGCAAAAATGGAAAAAAGAGATTTCCTTTCTTTGAGACAAGTTTGACTTATGACACGAGAGATTCAGTTGAATCGCCTACGAGAGGAGTTTATTTGACTTCAAAATACACTTTTTCAAATTCAAAAGATGCAGATTTTAATGCATTATATCAAACAGGGGAAATAAATATTCCAATTGGTGAAAAAATAACAGTAACTCCAAAAGTTTCATATTTGACGGTAAAAGGGGAAAACATACCTGAAACATATGAGCCTAAATTGGGGGGAATAAAGACAGAAGATAATTCGCTTGAATTTTTTGGACTTCCTGCGGATAAAGTCAGAGGAGAGAGCATATTCGTCGGAAGTGTGAAACTGCAATATAATATTTCTAAAATTTTGTATGCGGATACAATGTATTCACGGGCTTACATTTCAAATGAAGGGTTTGATTTCGGAAGTCGGAAAAGAGAAAGTTATAAATTTGGATTTGGGATAAAAACACCGCTTGGACCTGGTTATTTTGGAATAGCGAAAGTTCCTGGAGAAACTTTGCGATACATTTTGAATTTTGGGTATAAACCTCAATAG